One stretch of Pedobacter riviphilus DNA includes these proteins:
- a CDS encoding RNA polymerase sigma factor, producing the protein MNLQSYNDQDLVKVYITGNENGLQELLRRHKSKIYTSIYLLVKDQYLAEDIFQDAFIKVINTLRSGRYNEEGKFLPWVMRIAHNLVIDYFRKEKRTPIITSADGMDVFNMLHFYDESAEDKMLRDQTHKDLKAMIHLLPDEQKEVLLMRHYADLSFKEIADLTDVSINTALGRMRYALSNLRKMLKTKEMTYKG; encoded by the coding sequence ATGAATTTACAATCATATAATGATCAGGACCTGGTAAAGGTATATATTACCGGGAACGAGAATGGATTGCAGGAACTTTTAAGAAGACATAAAAGTAAAATTTATACCTCTATCTACTTATTGGTGAAAGACCAATATCTGGCGGAGGATATTTTTCAGGATGCTTTTATAAAAGTAATTAATACCCTGCGATCAGGAAGATATAACGAAGAAGGCAAGTTTTTGCCTTGGGTAATGCGTATTGCGCATAACCTGGTTATTGATTATTTCAGAAAAGAAAAGAGAACACCCATCATTACCAGTGCTGATGGCATGGATGTATTCAATATGCTACACTTTTATGATGAGAGCGCAGAAGATAAAATGCTTCGCGATCAAACCCATAAAGATTTAAAAGCAATGATCCATTTATTGCCTGATGAGCAGAAAGAAGTGCTCCTCATGCGTCATTACGCAGATTTAAGCTTTAAAGAAATAGCAGATTTAACTGATGTAAGCATTAATACAGCTTTGGGCCGTATGCGTTATGCCCTCAGTAATTTGCGCAAAATGCTTAAAACAAAAGAGATGACCTATAAAGGGTAG
- the uvrA gene encoding excinuclease ABC subunit UvrA, giving the protein MSKKEAEKDPHKNIIIKGARVHNLKNIDVAIPKNKLVVVTGMSGSGKSSLAFDTLYAEGQRRYVESLSSYARQFMGRMNKPDVDYIKGIAPAIAIEQKVITSNPRSTVGTSTEIYDYLKLLFSRIGKTISPVSGKEVKKDSVSTVVDYVNAMPEDTTVTIFCPLYPHNNRTIKEELAILLQKGFLRVLINDKIEKIETVLDDADFKDAELTDDKTVQILIDRIVTNQEEETLSRLADSAQTAFFEGKGDCYVEAQGKTKHFSDRFELDGIKFEEPTPNFFSFNNPYGACKRCEGYGNVIGIDEDLVIPDKSKSIYDNAIAPWRGEKMNVWLQNFIKAAPKFEFPIHRPYSALTETEQQLLWTGNKYFAGLDAFFKELEEQTYKIQYRVMLSRYRGKTTCPDCKGSRLRKDASYVKIAEKSIIDVVLMPLAKALVFFKELKLNTNDTKIAKRLLAEIDNRFLYLNNVGLGYLTLNRLSNTLSGGESQRINLATSLGSSLVGSIYVLDEPSIGLHPRDTNKLIEVLISLRNVGNTVLVVEHEEEMMRAADHIIDIGPEAGTHGGNLVFSGNYEEILKDKNSLTGRYLSGLEKIAIPDKRRKWKDHILIKGARENNLQNIDVKFPLGVFTAVSGVSGSGKTSLVKKILYPALQKAIGNYAGEQTGAYDGIFGNYDLVSAVELVDQNPIGRSSRSNPVTYVKAWDDIRALFSGLAAAKAAGLKPAAFSFNVEGGRCDVCQGEGEVKIEMQFMADIYLPCEACNGKRFKQQVLDVTYKEKNVSEILDMTIDEAVEFFKDEQKILNKLNPLVDVGLGYVHLGQSSNTLSGGEAQRIKLASFLIKGNNANKTLFIFDEPTTGLHFHDIKKLLKALNTLIEQGNTILVIEHNMDMIKCADWVIDIGPEGGDGGGKVVFEGIPEDLVKVEKSYTGKYLASHLNLNP; this is encoded by the coding sequence ATGAGCAAAAAAGAGGCCGAAAAAGATCCACATAAAAATATTATCATAAAAGGTGCCCGTGTGCACAACCTAAAAAACATCGATGTTGCCATTCCAAAGAATAAACTTGTGGTGGTAACGGGTATGTCTGGTTCGGGGAAATCTTCGCTTGCATTTGATACTTTATATGCCGAGGGGCAACGCCGATATGTAGAAAGTTTATCATCGTACGCCCGTCAGTTTATGGGCAGGATGAATAAACCTGATGTTGATTATATTAAAGGTATTGCTCCGGCAATTGCCATAGAACAAAAGGTTATTACTTCCAATCCACGCTCTACCGTTGGTACCTCTACTGAAATTTACGATTATCTGAAACTGCTTTTCTCGCGCATAGGGAAAACCATTTCGCCTGTTTCGGGCAAAGAAGTGAAAAAGGATTCGGTAAGCACGGTGGTAGATTACGTAAATGCCATGCCCGAGGATACAACAGTAACGATTTTTTGCCCCTTATATCCGCATAACAACCGTACGATTAAAGAAGAACTGGCTATTTTACTACAGAAAGGATTTTTACGTGTGCTGATCAACGATAAAATAGAAAAGATAGAAACGGTTTTAGACGATGCTGATTTTAAAGATGCAGAACTTACAGATGATAAAACCGTTCAGATCCTGATCGATCGTATTGTAACCAACCAGGAAGAAGAAACATTAAGTAGACTGGCCGATTCTGCGCAGACCGCTTTTTTTGAAGGTAAAGGTGACTGTTATGTAGAGGCTCAGGGTAAAACGAAACATTTTAGCGACCGTTTTGAACTGGATGGAATAAAATTCGAAGAACCTACGCCAAATTTTTTCTCTTTTAACAATCCTTACGGCGCCTGTAAACGCTGCGAAGGTTATGGAAACGTAATCGGTATTGATGAAGACCTGGTTATTCCTGATAAGAGCAAAAGTATTTACGATAATGCCATTGCGCCCTGGCGCGGCGAAAAAATGAATGTATGGTTGCAGAATTTTATTAAAGCTGCCCCGAAATTCGAATTCCCGATCCACCGGCCTTACAGTGCGCTAACAGAAACAGAACAGCAGTTACTTTGGACCGGAAATAAATACTTTGCAGGTTTAGATGCTTTTTTCAAAGAGCTGGAAGAGCAGACCTATAAAATTCAGTACCGCGTAATGTTATCACGTTACCGAGGTAAAACTACTTGTCCTGATTGTAAAGGTTCGCGTTTACGTAAAGATGCATCTTACGTAAAGATTGCTGAAAAATCGATTATTGATGTGGTGCTGATGCCTTTGGCCAAAGCCCTGGTTTTTTTTAAAGAGCTAAAATTAAATACCAACGATACCAAAATTGCCAAACGTTTGCTGGCAGAGATTGATAACCGTTTTCTTTATTTAAACAATGTAGGTTTAGGTTACCTTACCTTGAACCGTTTATCGAATACCCTTTCTGGTGGAGAATCGCAAAGGATTAACCTGGCAACTTCTTTGGGAAGTAGTTTGGTGGGCTCTATTTACGTTTTGGACGAACCGAGTATTGGTTTGCACCCACGCGATACGAACAAACTGATTGAAGTGTTGATTTCGCTCCGTAATGTGGGCAATACCGTTTTGGTGGTAGAACATGAAGAAGAAATGATGCGCGCCGCCGATCATATTATCGATATTGGCCCCGAGGCAGGTACCCATGGAGGTAATTTGGTTTTTAGTGGTAATTATGAGGAGATTCTAAAAGATAAAAATAGTTTAACAGGCCGGTACCTATCGGGATTAGAAAAAATTGCCATCCCGGATAAACGACGGAAATGGAAAGACCATATTCTGATTAAAGGTGCAAGAGAAAACAACCTGCAAAATATTGATGTTAAATTTCCGCTAGGGGTATTTACCGCAGTAAGTGGGGTTTCGGGTTCGGGTAAAACAAGCTTGGTTAAAAAGATTTTATACCCGGCATTGCAAAAAGCAATAGGAAACTATGCTGGTGAACAAACTGGTGCTTACGATGGCATTTTTGGCAATTATGATCTGGTCAGTGCAGTAGAATTGGTCGATCAGAATCCGATTGGCCGTTCGAGCCGTTCTAATCCGGTTACCTATGTAAAAGCCTGGGATGATATCCGGGCGCTGTTTTCGGGTTTGGCTGCTGCAAAAGCTGCTGGCTTAAAACCTGCTGCTTTCTCTTTCAACGTGGAAGGTGGCCGTTGCGATGTTTGCCAGGGTGAGGGTGAGGTAAAGATTGAAATGCAGTTTATGGCCGATATTTACCTGCCTTGCGAGGCCTGTAACGGTAAGCGGTTTAAACAACAGGTTTTAGATGTAACCTATAAAGAGAAAAACGTATCCGAGATTTTGGATATGACCATCGACGAAGCGGTTGAGTTTTTTAAGGATGAGCAGAAGATACTCAATAAATTAAATCCTTTGGTTGATGTTGGTTTGGGCTATGTGCATTTAGGCCAATCTTCTAATACCTTATCGGGTGGTGAGGCGCAGCGGATCAAACTGGCTTCGTTCTTGATTAAGGGTAACAATGCCAATAAAACGCTGTTTATTTTTGATGAGCCCACCACTGGTTTGCATTTCCACGATATTAAAAAACTCTTGAAAGCATTAAATACACTGATAGAGCAGGGCAATACCATTTTGGTGATTGAACACAATATGGATATGATTAAATGTGCCGATTGGGTGATCGATATTGGTCCTGAAGGTGGCGATGGTGGCGGTAAAGTGGTGTTTGAGGGTATACCCGAAGATTTGGTTAAGGTTGAA